In Poecile atricapillus isolate bPoeAtr1 chromosome W, bPoeAtr1.hap1, whole genome shotgun sequence, one DNA window encodes the following:
- the LOC131591833 gene encoding serine/threonine-protein kinase 38-like, whose amino-acid sequence MAMTAGTTTSFPMSNHTRERVTVAKLTLENFYSNLIIQHEERETRQKKLEVAMEEEGLADEEKKLRRSQHARKETEFLRLKRTRLGLDDFESLKVIGRGAFGEVRLVQKKDTGHIYAMKILRKADMLEKEQVAHIRAERDILVEADGAWVVKMFYSFQDKRNLYLIMEFLPGGDMMTLLMKKDTLSEEETQFYISETVLAIDAIHQLGFIHRDIKPDNLLLDAKGHVKLSDFGLCTGLKKAHRTEFYRNLTHNPPSDFSFQNMNSKRKAETWKKNRRQLAYSTVGTPDYIAPEVFMQTGYNKLCDWWSLGVIMYEMLIGYPPFCSETPQETYRKVMNWKETLVFPPEVPISEKAKDLILRFCIDSENRIGSNGVEEIKSHPFFEGVDWGHIRERPAAIPIEIKSIDDTSNFDEFPESDILQPVPNTTEPDYKSKDWVFLNYTYKRFEGLTQRGSIPSYMKAGKL is encoded by the exons ATGGCGATGACTGCAGGGACTACAACATCCTTTCCCATGAGTAACCACACCCGGGAGAGAGTCACGGTGGCCAAACTCACGCTGGAGAACTTCTACAGCAACCTAATTATACAGCATGAGGAGAGGGAAACCAG GCAGAAGAAGCTGGAAGTGGCTATGGAAGAGGAAGGCCTTGCAGATGAGGAG AAAAAGCTACGCAGGTCACAGCACGCTCGCAAGGAAACGGAGTTCCTACGGCTCAAGCGGACCAGGCTCGGCTTGGATGACTTTGAGTCTTTGAAAGTCATAGGAAGAGGAGCCTTTGGGGAG GTCCGCCTCGTTCAGAAGAAGGATACAGGTCACATTTATGCAATGAAGATACTGAGAAAAGCTGATATGCTGGAGAAAGAGCAG GTGGCCCATATCAGAGCAGAAAGAGATATTTTGGTAGAAGCAGATGGAGCCTGGGTAGTGAAAATGTTTTACAGCTTCCAGGATAAAAGGAACCTTTACCTGATCATGGAATTTTTACCTGGAG GTGACATGATGACCTTACTAATGAAGAAGGACACTTTATCAGAGGAGGAGACCCAGTTTTACATTTCTGAGACGGTGTTGGCCATCGATGCCATTCACCAGCTGGGATTTATCCACAGGGACATCAAGCCAGACAATCTTCTGCTGGATGCCAAG ggtcATGTAAAGCTGTCTGATTTTGGGCTCTGCACAGGTTTAAAGAAAGCCCACAGAACAGAGTTCTACAGGAACCTCACACACAACCCACCAAGTGACTTCT CATTTCAGAACATGAACTCAAAGAGGAAAGCAGAAACATGGAAGAAGAACAGGCGACAGCTG GCATATTCTACTGTGGGAACCCCAGACTATATTGCTCCAGAAGTGTTTATGCAGACTGGGTACAACAAGCTGTGTGACTGGTGGTCCTTGGGAGTGATTATGTATGAAATGCTAATAG gGTATCCACCTTTCTGCTCAGAAACGCCACAAGAGACTTACAGGAAAGTTATGAACTGGAAAGAAACGTTGGTATTTCCTCCAGAGGTGCCCatttcagagaaagcaaaggatTTAATTCTAAG gtTTTGTATCGACTCAGAAAATAGAATTGGTAGCAATggagtagaggaaataaaaagtcATCCATTTTTTGAAGGAGTAGACTGGGGACATATTAG GGAAAGACCAGCTGCAATCCCTATAGAAATCAAAAGTATTGATGATACTTCCAACTTTGATGAATTTCCTGAATCGGACATTTTACAGCCAG